A window of the Arachis duranensis cultivar V14167 chromosome 5, aradu.V14167.gnm2.J7QH, whole genome shotgun sequence genome harbors these coding sequences:
- the LOC107489130 gene encoding uncharacterized protein LOC107489130 gives MPQDAVYERPLFGGKLSSLFPHRFQDVSDIRQVPDHQEVFADATRDESLIFEILEYKHDVADNGSAVWFLQDLANEQDAEGSVVIEQSGVLEAPGLMYNNTPAIVTSAIGQMAISKGRQGREAQNIIKVYLANLRLKGVDTDVLVTAYEPILINPFSESAGTVGAGMAVPAEQAGCIPMEEVFRLAVTSFKVYDWGLFGAAS, from the exons ATGCCTCAAGATGCTGTTTATGAACGACCTCTGTTTGGGGGCAAACTCTCAAGCTTGTTCCCTCACAGATTCCAG GATGTCAGTGACATTCGACAAGTCCCTGATCATCAG GAGGTTTTTGCAGACGCTACTCGTGATGAGAGCTTGATCTTTGAGATTTTAGAATATAAGCACGATGTTGCTGATAATGGAAGTGCTGTCTGGTTTCTTCAAGACCTTGCTAATGAGCAGGATGCTGAAGGAAGTGTG GTTATTGAACAGTCTGGAGTCCTTGAAGCGCCAGGTTTGATGTACAATAACACACCTGCTATTGTAACATCTGCAATAGGGCAAATG GCAATTTCTAAGGGACGACAAGGAAGGGAAGCACAAAATATCATTAAA GTTTATTTGGCAAATTTGCGTCTTAAAGGAGTTGATACTGATGTACTTGTCACTGCATATGAGCCAATTCTTATAAA CCCATTTAGCGAAAGCGCAGGCACAGTTGGTGCCGGCATGGCTGTTCCAGCTGAACAAGCTGGATGTATTCCCATGGAGGAGGTATTCAGACTAGCTGTAACAAGCTTTAAGGTTTACGACTGGGGTCTTTTTGGCGCAGCAAGTTGA